In Pelosinus sp. UFO1, one genomic interval encodes:
- the cobT gene encoding nicotinate-nucleotide--dimethylbenzimidazole phosphoribosyltransferase, with protein MSLLLETLSQITPLDKEIMEKVQLRLDSLIKPEGSLGRLEEIVKQYAGIRKEESPELPRTCMVVACADHGVAINQISAYPIETTAQMTKNYVGAKGASANALANFSGADMVVVDVGVAADLSDTAGLWHRKIAFGTKDFTKGPAMTREEAIMAIETGIEIVTNRVRAGYRCFSLGEMGISNTTSSAAIVTAFSNLTPEQATGRGTGISDSRLAFKINIVRQALEINQPNPQDGLDVLAKIGGFETGLLAGVILGAAANRCMVVIDGLNTTAAALIAHAIEPMSTSFLVPSHLSGEPAHIIALKLLGLEACIDMGIRLGEAIGASIVVDILGVSIKMLNNMTTFETANVSNKLVD; from the coding sequence ATGAGCTTATTATTGGAAACCTTATCACAAATTACCCCTTTAGATAAAGAAATCATGGAAAAAGTCCAATTACGATTAGATAGCCTAATTAAACCTGAGGGTAGTCTTGGCCGCTTGGAAGAAATAGTAAAACAATATGCAGGTATAAGGAAAGAAGAATCACCTGAATTACCTCGTACTTGTATGGTTGTAGCTTGCGCCGACCACGGAGTAGCAATCAATCAAATTAGTGCCTACCCTATCGAAACCACTGCACAAATGACCAAAAACTATGTTGGGGCTAAGGGTGCCAGTGCAAATGCCTTAGCAAACTTTTCTGGAGCCGATATGGTCGTGGTTGACGTGGGGGTCGCCGCAGATTTATCTGATACTGCCGGTCTATGGCACCGCAAAATTGCTTTCGGTACAAAGGATTTTACCAAAGGACCAGCTATGACCCGAGAAGAAGCCATCATGGCTATCGAAACAGGAATTGAGATCGTTACGAATCGAGTACGTGCAGGCTATCGATGTTTCAGTCTTGGTGAAATGGGCATCAGTAATACTACCTCTAGCGCAGCAATTGTTACAGCCTTTTCTAATCTCACTCCCGAGCAAGCTACAGGCCGAGGAACTGGCATATCGGATAGCCGGCTTGCTTTTAAAATTAATATTGTTCGTCAAGCACTAGAGATCAATCAACCGAATCCACAAGATGGACTTGACGTGTTAGCAAAAATTGGTGGTTTTGAAACAGGCCTTTTGGCAGGTGTTATATTGGGCGCCGCTGCCAATCGTTGTATGGTTGTCATTGATGGTTTGAATACGACGGCGGCAGCACTTATCGCACACGCTATAGAACCTATGAGTACAAGTTTTCTTGTACCTTCCCATTTATCCGGCGAGCCCGCCCATATTATTGCATTAAAACTCTTAGGGTTAGAGGCTTGTATTGATATGGGGATACGTTTGGGTGAGGCCATTGGAGCATCCATCGTTGTTGATATTTTGGGTGTTTCCATAAAAATGTTAAATAATATGACCACATTTGAAACGGCTAATGTTTCAAACAAACTGGTTGATTAG
- the bioB gene encoding biotin synthase BioB yields MTNYDLIFSLGKKVLEGNQITFDEAVALTTIEEADIPILLGVANKVREKFTGSYVDTCQILNARSGNCSEDCKFCAQSAHHDVQVEAYPLMKEDDIIKAAQKAEADCAYRFCVITSGCGMEGDRDFEQITAAIKRIGQETTLQRCCSLGTLQEEHVASLKEAGITRYHHNLETSESYFHEICTTHTYQDRVNTIKRVKAAGIEVCSGGIIGMGETWRQRIELAFTLKELDADSIPINVLNAIKGTALENQEKLNPMEILQTFAIFRLILPTKIIRYAGGREHNLGELVPLGFLSGVNGMLIGNYLTTQGRGASKDLQTVTDLGLKLLKNG; encoded by the coding sequence ATGACTAACTATGATTTAATTTTTTCATTAGGTAAAAAAGTCTTGGAGGGCAATCAAATTACTTTTGATGAAGCCGTTGCCTTAACAACTATTGAAGAAGCTGATATTCCTATACTTCTCGGTGTCGCTAATAAGGTCCGGGAAAAATTCACTGGCTCCTATGTAGATACCTGCCAAATTCTCAATGCTCGTTCAGGTAATTGTTCTGAAGACTGTAAATTTTGTGCCCAATCCGCCCATCATGACGTACAAGTTGAGGCCTATCCTCTTATGAAGGAAGATGACATTATAAAGGCAGCCCAAAAAGCCGAAGCCGACTGTGCTTATCGTTTTTGTGTCATAACCTCTGGCTGTGGCATGGAAGGCGATCGAGATTTTGAGCAAATCACAGCGGCAATCAAAAGAATTGGTCAAGAAACAACTCTTCAACGCTGCTGTTCTCTCGGCACTTTACAGGAAGAGCACGTAGCATCTTTAAAAGAAGCTGGTATTACTCGTTATCACCACAACTTAGAAACAAGTGAAAGCTATTTTCATGAAATATGTACCACCCATACTTATCAAGATCGGGTTAACACCATTAAAAGGGTCAAGGCAGCAGGTATTGAAGTGTGTTCTGGCGGAATTATTGGTATGGGAGAAACTTGGCGTCAACGCATTGAATTAGCCTTCACTCTCAAGGAGTTGGATGCAGACTCAATTCCTATTAATGTTTTAAATGCAATTAAGGGTACTGCACTTGAAAACCAAGAAAAATTAAATCCGATGGAGATTCTACAGACCTTTGCTATTTTCCGACTTATCCTACCGACAAAGATTATTCGTTATGCTGGTGGCCGTGAACACAATCTTGGCGAATTAGTCCCTCTAGGCTTCTTATCTGGTGTTAATGGGATGCTAATTGGCAACTACCTTACCACACAAGGGCGAGGTGCTTCAAAAGATTTACAAACAGTAACAGATTTGGGGCTAAAATTGTTGAAAAATGGCTAA
- the bioB gene encoding biotin synthase BioB, with translation MDYREIVTLGEYILEDQEITYEQAIQLTKVAEEDIPLLSAFANKIRNQFAGKSVDMCGIVNARSGMCSEDCKFCAQSAHHRTDAPIYKLLSTDKLLAAAQKAESQGAKRISVVTSGKGMNHDSDFHKIVEALQVIMAKTNLKVCANLGTLSATQALLLSEIGVKRYAHNLETSKNFYPSVCTTHSYEERLTTIKVAKAAGMELCTGGIIGMGESWLDRIDFAFALREVGVASIPINILNPIKGTALENLLPPSPLDIIKTFSIFRFIFPDKIIRPAGGREMNLRDMQGHLMLSGANGLIIGNYLTFTGRDTAADFQMVQDAGLTPADTLHYSFI, from the coding sequence ATGGATTACCGTGAAATCGTTACCCTTGGAGAGTACATATTAGAAGATCAGGAAATTACTTACGAGCAAGCCATACAACTCACTAAAGTGGCTGAAGAAGATATCCCCCTGCTTTCCGCTTTTGCTAATAAAATTAGAAACCAGTTTGCTGGAAAAAGTGTGGACATGTGTGGAATTGTTAATGCTCGCTCTGGTATGTGCTCTGAAGACTGTAAGTTTTGTGCACAATCCGCCCATCACCGCACAGATGCCCCCATCTACAAATTACTTAGCACAGATAAGCTTCTAGCAGCTGCACAAAAAGCAGAATCACAAGGAGCCAAGCGAATTAGTGTTGTCACTAGCGGCAAAGGTATGAACCATGATTCAGATTTTCACAAGATCGTTGAAGCTCTACAAGTTATCATGGCTAAGACTAACCTAAAGGTCTGTGCTAACCTTGGAACCTTGTCTGCCACGCAAGCTTTGCTTTTATCAGAAATAGGAGTTAAACGCTATGCCCATAACTTGGAAACAAGTAAAAATTTTTACCCCTCTGTGTGTACAACTCACTCCTATGAAGAACGATTAACAACCATTAAAGTTGCCAAAGCTGCTGGTATGGAACTTTGTACTGGGGGAATTATCGGCATGGGTGAAAGTTGGTTAGATCGTATTGATTTTGCTTTTGCTCTACGAGAAGTTGGTGTAGCCTCTATTCCTATAAATATTCTAAATCCGATTAAAGGAACGGCTCTCGAAAATCTCCTTCCCCCATCTCCCCTGGATATTATTAAGACCTTTTCTATTTTCCGTTTTATTTTTCCTGATAAGATTATAAGGCCCGCCGGCGGCCGTGAAATGAATTTACGGGATATGCAAGGGCATTTAATGCTATCTGGTGCAAATGGCCTCATTATTGGGAACTATTTAACTTTTACAGGCCGTGATACTGCGGCGGATTTTCAAATGGTACAGGATGCTGGACTTACACCAGCTGATACTCTTCATTATTCATTTATATAG
- a CDS encoding ferritin family protein, with protein sequence MSLLGITKGTEIETQIAHFAELERQGAGMYQALARLANEQGFDELAENLQALAADEIRHAGLYTVLNGDIKPDIFSILRFAAEAEIGGEEKIKAFAQKARELGLDKAAKEIEAAAIEEGRHGVILKELIKKYENKKD encoded by the coding sequence ATGAGTTTATTAGGAATTACAAAAGGAACGGAAATTGAAACACAAATTGCACACTTTGCCGAACTAGAAAGACAAGGAGCTGGCATGTACCAGGCCTTGGCACGTTTAGCTAATGAGCAAGGCTTTGATGAACTAGCCGAAAACCTACAAGCACTAGCTGCTGATGAAATACGCCATGCAGGTTTATACACAGTATTAAATGGAGATATTAAACCGGATATCTTTTCAATACTACGTTTTGCTGCAGAAGCAGAAATTGGTGGCGAAGAAAAAATAAAAGCCTTTGCCCAAAAAGCACGAGAATTAGGTCTGGATAAAGCAGCCAAAGAAATCGAGGCCGCGGCAATTGAGGAAGGGCGCCACGGAGTTATATTGAAGGAACTCATTAAGAAATATGAAAACAAAAAAGACTAA
- a CDS encoding MarR family winged helix-turn-helix transcriptional regulator — MSKDELLRLDNQLCFAVYACSKEIIRLYRPLLDALGITYTQYLVLLVLWETTPITFKELSQRLYLDSGTLTPVLKKMEKNNLLLRQRMLEDERQVIVALTDKGKALKQDAYSIPQQMMCSSPLNPTEAIALRDTIHNLLKQLPKGEGENI; from the coding sequence ATGTCAAAAGATGAATTATTACGCTTAGACAATCAACTATGCTTTGCTGTGTACGCCTGTTCAAAAGAAATCATTCGTTTATACCGCCCACTGCTTGACGCTTTGGGAATTACTTATACTCAGTACCTTGTATTGTTAGTACTGTGGGAGACAACGCCTATCACTTTTAAAGAGCTAAGCCAACGCCTTTATTTGGATTCAGGCACCCTAACACCTGTGCTCAAAAAAATGGAAAAAAACAACTTACTTCTTAGGCAAAGGATGTTAGAGGATGAACGACAAGTTATTGTTGCTTTAACAGACAAAGGAAAAGCCTTGAAGCAGGATGCATATTCAATTCCCCAGCAGATGATGTGCAGTTCCCCGTTAAATCCTACAGAAGCTATTGCTCTACGAGACACAATACACAACTTATTAAAACAATTACCAAAAGGTGAAGGAGAAAATATATGA
- a CDS encoding glutathione peroxidase produces MNIYDFSVSTADGKQQSMEEYKDKIVLIVNTASKCGFTSQYEELQELYETYREKGVIILAFPCNQFMKQEPGSNLEIQQFCSLNYGVSFPVFGKINVRGKDAHPLFQYLVEQTPSLLGSGIKWNFTKFLVDRKGLIHKRYAPITSPRKIVGDIELLLKESY; encoded by the coding sequence ATGAATATTTATGATTTTTCTGTCTCTACCGCCGATGGTAAGCAACAATCCATGGAAGAATATAAGGATAAAATAGTTTTAATTGTAAATACTGCTAGTAAATGTGGTTTCACATCCCAGTATGAAGAACTCCAGGAATTATACGAGACTTACCGAGAAAAAGGGGTCATCATACTTGCTTTCCCCTGCAATCAATTTATGAAACAAGAACCAGGAAGCAACCTAGAGATTCAGCAATTTTGTTCTCTGAATTACGGTGTATCCTTTCCCGTCTTTGGTAAAATTAATGTAAGAGGCAAAGATGCTCATCCTCTATTTCAATATTTAGTGGAACAAACTCCATCATTACTCGGTAGCGGAATCAAGTGGAACTTCACTAAGTTTTTGGTTGATAGAAAAGGTCTTATCCATAAGCGGTATGCTCCTATCACCTCACCCAGAAAAATAGTGGGGGATATTGAACTTTTGCTGAAAGAGAGTTACTGA
- a CDS encoding GGDEF domain-containing protein → MVSKLRLVFFVLLMIPQGVMFWMASNSLLQGNKFFSEIEAVSLASALILVLGMPGLTVEWLVGKHIRDMGKLCGRVKQGDYSELLSLPNESTNEEDTIMILKRDMNWMARQIEFRERDLRRVVKELQESRSQMQVMAMTDPLTSIANRRCFFDTLEKHFTALLCDCHPISLLLFDVDLFKKINDTYGHQAGDKVLLKLAEIIQENTRDSDLAARIGGEEYALLLPETHSQEAAGIASRIKNLIAGHDFILDGNQQISVTVSIGICTLFQRPCCFDKEKLYNFADQALYYSKHIGRNSVSIYNPDTDLISKFA, encoded by the coding sequence TTGGTAAGCAAACTTCGATTGGTTTTTTTTGTGCTGCTAATGATTCCCCAGGGAGTTATGTTTTGGATGGCGTCTAATTCACTACTACAAGGAAATAAATTTTTTAGCGAAATAGAAGCAGTATCCTTAGCAAGTGCCTTGATATTAGTTTTAGGAATGCCGGGATTGACAGTGGAATGGTTGGTAGGAAAGCATATACGTGATATGGGGAAATTGTGTGGCCGGGTTAAACAAGGAGATTATAGTGAGTTACTTTCTTTGCCCAATGAGTCAACGAATGAAGAAGATACAATAATGATTCTCAAACGGGACATGAATTGGATGGCGCGACAAATTGAATTTAGGGAAAGGGATTTACGAAGAGTTGTAAAGGAGCTGCAAGAATCTCGTAGCCAAATGCAAGTTATGGCAATGACAGATCCCTTAACTTCCATTGCAAATCGACGGTGTTTCTTTGATACACTAGAGAAGCATTTTACGGCACTACTGTGTGATTGTCATCCTATTTCATTACTGTTATTTGATGTAGATCTGTTTAAAAAAATTAATGATACTTATGGACACCAAGCAGGTGATAAAGTATTGCTAAAACTAGCTGAAATTATTCAAGAAAATACAAGAGATAGTGATTTGGCTGCTCGCATCGGAGGAGAAGAATATGCACTTTTATTACCAGAAACTCACTCACAAGAGGCGGCAGGAATTGCGAGTAGAATCAAAAACTTGATTGCAGGACATGATTTTATCTTAGATGGCAATCAGCAAATTTCTGTAACAGTCTCCATTGGGATTTGTACTCTTTTTCAGCGGCCCTGTTGCTTTGATAAAGAAAAACTATATAATTTTGCAGATCAGGCTCTTTACTACTCAAAGCATATTGGGAGAAACAGTGTTTCTATCTATAACCCTGATACAGACTTGATTAGTAAATTTGCATGA
- a CDS encoding HD-GYP domain-containing protein yields the protein MQTLVTTDDLHDIVDALSTALEAKSSYTCGHSERVAELSLLIAQAMGLPLAEQERIHIGAHLHDIGKIGIPDAILNKPGRLTEVEFDTIRQHPEIGGTIVGKIKVFASVADIVRHHHERFDGKGYPDGLGGEQISLGARIVAVADSFDAMTTLRTYRQVFSVQEAIEETKRCRGSQFDPAVVDVLVALACKDKLKSAGNQDFANRFITA from the coding sequence TTGCAAACTTTAGTTACAACAGATGATTTACATGATATTGTAGATGCCTTGTCAACGGCCTTAGAGGCAAAAAGTTCTTATACGTGTGGCCATTCAGAGAGAGTCGCTGAGCTTTCCCTTTTAATCGCACAAGCTATGGGGTTACCCTTAGCTGAACAGGAACGGATTCACATTGGTGCTCATTTACATGATATTGGTAAAATTGGTATTCCAGATGCTATTTTGAATAAACCAGGAAGATTAACAGAAGTTGAATTTGATACGATTCGGCAACATCCAGAGATCGGGGGAACCATTGTAGGCAAGATTAAAGTTTTTGCTTCAGTGGCTGATATAGTAAGGCATCATCATGAACGCTTTGATGGCAAAGGTTATCCTGATGGATTAGGCGGAGAGCAGATTTCTTTAGGTGCTAGAATTGTAGCTGTGGCGGATTCTTTTGATGCGATGACAACACTAAGGACCTATCGGCAAGTATTTAGTGTTCAAGAAGCAATTGAAGAGACGAAACGCTGTAGGGGAAGTCAGTTTGACCCAGCTGTAGTTGATGTTTTGGTGGCTTTGGCTTGTAAAGATAAGTTGAAAAGTGCAGGTAATCAGGACTTTGCCAATCGGTTTATTACTGCTTAA
- a CDS encoding TetR family transcriptional regulator, which yields MEKDAQTKLLETATLLFAQKGFHAVSIRELAKTAKMNSALISYYFGGKEGLYQEVLEDQFTLIASLLESLESMPPLSPLEGLRMYAKNIAIIHRQRPFLTKFLMSEIINPTPCGEKIIKKYLSKVFLFIRTTIGQGVASGEFKANLNGDYATISLAGIMNFFFLSKPIFQEFTSLEEGGEGDYTSQAIDTFLNGIIRREDHE from the coding sequence ATGGAAAAAGACGCTCAAACCAAATTACTTGAAACGGCAACTTTGTTGTTTGCCCAAAAGGGGTTTCATGCTGTATCTATACGTGAGTTGGCGAAAACCGCCAAAATGAATAGTGCCCTTATTTCGTATTATTTTGGGGGCAAAGAAGGACTTTATCAAGAAGTATTAGAGGATCAATTCACCCTAATTGCAAGTCTACTAGAGTCATTAGAGAGTATGCCTCCCTTATCTCCCCTTGAAGGACTCCGCATGTATGCCAAAAATATTGCGATCATTCATCGACAACGTCCCTTTTTAACTAAGTTTTTAATGAGTGAAATTATTAATCCCACTCCCTGCGGAGAGAAAATAATAAAGAAATACCTATCGAAAGTATTTCTTTTTATCCGCACTACTATAGGGCAAGGTGTCGCTAGTGGTGAATTCAAGGCCAACCTGAATGGTGATTATGCTACCATATCTTTGGCAGGTATTATGAATTTTTTCTTTCTTAGTAAACCTATTTTTCAAGAATTTACATCTTTGGAGGAAGGGGGGGAAGGCGATTATACTTCTCAGGCAATAGATACATTCTTGAATGGAATTATAAGGAGGGAAGACCATGAATAA
- a CDS encoding HlyD family secretion protein, translating into MNKKILAILVIFLILGTAAGYKLYLTKEKGITATGTIEVTLADVTPKMSGYMSTLTIQVGDIVKAGQVIARIHRPDLEAQLVADQSALTKAKVQLKDLQKGPRKEEIQQANASLAAAQSVYAKAQNDLERYRALYKTGAIAVQQLDVIQSNYDVAYNSLLSAKAQQDLVQEGNRPEVIEAQMLETKRSEAIASVSQANLADTIIASPLEGVILTKNYQTGEYVNTGSAIATIGDLNDCWVKIYVSSEQLGLITLGQPVDVKIDAYPERTFAGTIKEISQNAEFTPRQSITKQERANLVFYVKVKINNSEGILKPGMPADVVIR; encoded by the coding sequence ATGAATAAAAAAATCTTAGCAATCCTAGTGATCTTTCTAATTTTAGGGACTGCAGCAGGTTATAAACTTTATCTTACAAAGGAGAAGGGGATTACAGCTACTGGTACAATTGAAGTGACTCTCGCGGATGTTACACCTAAAATGAGCGGTTATATGTCTACATTAACGATTCAAGTTGGCGACATTGTTAAGGCTGGGCAAGTTATTGCTCGTATTCATCGGCCAGACTTAGAAGCCCAATTAGTAGCAGATCAGTCAGCCTTAACGAAGGCTAAAGTACAATTGAAAGACCTGCAAAAAGGACCACGAAAAGAAGAAATACAACAAGCAAACGCAAGTTTAGCAGCAGCGCAATCTGTATATGCAAAAGCACAAAATGATCTAGAACGTTATCGTGCTCTTTATAAGACGGGAGCTATTGCAGTTCAGCAGCTAGATGTGATCCAGTCTAACTATGATGTGGCCTATAATTCTCTTCTGTCAGCTAAGGCGCAGCAAGATTTGGTACAGGAGGGAAATCGCCCAGAGGTAATAGAAGCCCAAATGTTAGAGACAAAGAGGTCAGAAGCAATTGCTTCTGTTTCGCAAGCTAATTTGGCCGATACTATTATTGCGAGTCCCCTGGAAGGCGTCATTTTGACCAAGAATTATCAGACAGGAGAATATGTAAATACTGGATCGGCGATTGCTACCATTGGTGATTTGAATGATTGCTGGGTTAAAATTTATGTATCTTCGGAACAACTAGGACTCATTACACTTGGTCAGCCAGTGGACGTCAAGATAGATGCTTATCCTGAACGAACTTTTGCTGGAACCATAAAAGAAATTAGCCAAAATGCGGAATTTACACCCAGACAAAGTATAACGAAGCAAGAACGAGCCAATTTAGTGTTTTATGTTAAAGTGAAAATCAATAATTCTGAAGGCATCTTAAAGCCAGGCATGCCAGCGGATGTGGTTATTAGATGA
- a CDS encoding ABC transporter ATP-binding protein, with protein sequence MIMLEHISKNYGNTLAVKDVSLEIKAGEIFGLVGPDGAGKTTLIRMLTGILPATSGTLEVLGDSNPEKVKGHLGYVPQKFSLYGELTVIENICLLGSLYGQKEDEIQKLASSILGFTKLLPFKDRLADNLSGGMKQKLALAAGLMHQPKIFFLDEPTTGVDPVSRREFWQMLFRLNKEGTTIVVSTPYMDEAELCTRVAFMHNGQMVSLGSPQELRQTYPYKVLELAVRDQQVKKYLENCSIIDSNRFGDKYHLVVKDALAAIVQVKSNLAKAGVSITSLKEVPPTLEDVFVAVASEVN encoded by the coding sequence ATGATTATGTTAGAGCATATCAGTAAAAATTATGGCAATACATTAGCCGTGAAAGATGTTTCTCTAGAGATTAAAGCAGGAGAAATCTTTGGTTTGGTTGGACCAGATGGTGCTGGTAAAACAACTCTGATTCGCATGCTGACAGGTATACTTCCAGCCACCTCTGGAACCCTCGAAGTATTAGGTGATTCCAATCCGGAGAAAGTGAAAGGGCATCTTGGTTATGTTCCTCAGAAATTTAGTTTATATGGTGAACTGACAGTTATAGAGAATATCTGTCTACTCGGTTCTTTATATGGACAGAAGGAAGATGAGATCCAAAAGCTTGCTAGTAGCATTTTAGGTTTTACCAAACTATTGCCCTTTAAAGACCGGTTAGCTGATAATTTATCAGGGGGCATGAAACAGAAGTTGGCTTTGGCTGCTGGTCTAATGCACCAACCAAAAATATTTTTTTTAGATGAACCAACGACTGGTGTTGATCCCGTATCCCGTCGAGAATTTTGGCAAATGTTATTTCGCCTTAATAAAGAAGGTACTACCATTGTTGTATCAACACCTTATATGGATGAGGCGGAACTCTGTACCCGCGTTGCTTTTATGCACAATGGACAGATGGTTTCTTTGGGCTCTCCTCAAGAATTGCGTCAAACTTATCCTTATAAAGTGCTAGAACTGGCTGTAAGGGATCAACAAGTTAAAAAGTATTTAGAGAATTGTTCCATTATTGATAGTAATCGTTTCGGTGATAAGTATCATTTAGTAGTAAAAGACGCTCTGGCTGCCATAGTTCAAGTGAAATCTAACCTGGCGAAAGCAGGTGTAAGTATCACTTCTCTTAAGGAAGTTCCACCTACCTTAGAAGATGTTTTTGTAGCTGTAGCAAGTGAGGTGAACTAG
- a CDS encoding ABC transporter ATP-binding protein, producing the protein MYAVELNHLTRCFGDFTAVNDVSLKIKEGSIYGFLGPNGSGKSTTIRMLCGLLEPTSGSGKVLGLDISKDSDEIKHHIGYMSQKFSLYDDLTILQNLKFYAGMYSLSRDLENRRIEEMLSLAGLKDRQGEVVANLSGGWKQRLALGCSILHNPPILFLDEPTGGVDPKSRRMFWDIIYDLASKGTTIMVTTHFMDEVEHCDEIGFIFEGNLITSGSPAQLKESIPGMLLRIPTDEPMKLLEELETSKFPYLDIYPLGTSVHILMEEDQLTHITSSFQYEKITPGLEDVFVYLVKSHRKEIAL; encoded by the coding sequence ATGTATGCTGTAGAATTGAACCATCTGACGCGCTGTTTTGGTGACTTTACTGCCGTCAATGATGTTTCTCTTAAAATAAAAGAAGGCTCTATTTATGGCTTTCTAGGACCTAATGGTTCTGGTAAATCGACTACGATTCGGATGCTGTGTGGCCTACTAGAACCAACTTCTGGCAGCGGTAAAGTCTTAGGCCTAGATATTTCCAAGGATAGTGATGAGATCAAACATCACATTGGCTATATGTCGCAAAAATTCAGCTTATATGATGACTTAACAATCCTGCAAAATCTTAAATTTTACGCTGGAATGTATAGCTTATCACGAGATCTAGAGAATAGGAGAATTGAGGAAATGCTGTCACTGGCAGGTCTTAAAGATCGCCAAGGGGAAGTTGTAGCCAATCTTTCAGGTGGTTGGAAACAACGTCTGGCACTGGGGTGCTCTATCCTTCATAATCCTCCAATTCTTTTTTTAGATGAACCTACAGGTGGCGTTGATCCTAAGTCAAGACGTATGTTTTGGGATATTATCTACGATTTGGCTTCCAAGGGTACTACGATAATGGTTACGACACATTTTATGGATGAGGTTGAGCATTGTGATGAAATTGGCTTTATTTTTGAAGGAAACCTTATAACCAGTGGTTCTCCTGCTCAATTAAAAGAAAGTATTCCAGGCATGTTACTTCGGATTCCTACTGATGAACCTATGAAATTACTAGAGGAGCTAGAAACTAGCAAATTCCCTTATCTTGATATATATCCATTAGGTACTAGTGTACACATTTTAATGGAAGAGGATCAACTTACTCATATTACATCATCTTTTCAGTATGAGAAGATAACTCCAGGATTAGAGGACGTTTTTGTTTATCTCGTGAAATCTCATAGAAAGGAGATAGCACTATGA
- a CDS encoding ABC transporter permease, which produces MRRLKALLIKEFLQMRRDRLTLVMMLGLPVIQLLLFGFAINTDVKHLPTIVFDQSLQQDSRDLFSSLEASEYFDIKYVAKNFQEVNEAVDSGKAKVGIIIPPDFSESLKHGRKATAQVIVDATDSMAASSAISAAQLIGQIKSQEILLQKIQGYSGHSTEKPYDIRIRPWYNPDFVSAYYMVPGIMGVILTMTMVMITSMAIVRERERGTLEQLIVTPMKNWELMLGKIIPYSIVGYVQVTVALLVGILVFDLPIRGSIALLYGLTSLFIIASLALGLLISTVTKTQMQAMQLSFFVFLPSILLSGFMFPREAMPLFFNILGCLLPLTFYLQILRGILLKGVGISVLWPQIMALIIFIMITLTISIKKFQKKVA; this is translated from the coding sequence ATGAGGCGCCTTAAAGCTTTATTAATTAAGGAATTTCTACAAATGCGCCGTGATCGACTGACCCTCGTCATGATGCTTGGTTTGCCTGTAATACAATTATTACTATTTGGTTTTGCCATTAATACGGATGTGAAACATTTGCCAACCATTGTCTTTGATCAATCCTTGCAACAAGACAGTCGTGATCTTTTTAGTTCATTAGAGGCTAGTGAGTATTTTGATATTAAGTATGTGGCTAAAAATTTTCAAGAAGTAAATGAAGCTGTCGATTCTGGCAAAGCAAAGGTAGGTATCATCATACCACCCGATTTTTCTGAAAGCCTAAAGCATGGTAGAAAAGCTACGGCTCAGGTGATTGTAGATGCAACAGATTCCATGGCCGCCTCCTCCGCTATCAGTGCTGCACAGCTGATTGGTCAAATAAAATCCCAAGAAATTTTACTGCAGAAAATTCAAGGGTATTCAGGACATTCCACGGAAAAACCTTATGACATTCGTATTCGTCCCTGGTATAACCCAGACTTTGTATCAGCGTACTATATGGTGCCAGGAATTATGGGTGTTATTTTGACGATGACAATGGTAATGATTACTTCTATGGCCATTGTGAGGGAACGTGAGAGAGGCACCCTTGAGCAACTGATTGTTACACCTATGAAGAATTGGGAGTTAATGCTGGGCAAAATCATTCCTTATAGTATTGTGGGCTACGTACAAGTAACAGTAGCTCTATTAGTAGGCATTTTGGTATTTGATTTACCTATCCGTGGCAGCATTGCCTTGCTTTATGGCCTTACCTCTTTGTTTATTATTGCATCTTTGGCTTTAGGCCTTTTGATATCTACTGTAACCAAAACCCAAATGCAGGCAATGCAGTTATCCTTCTTTGTTTTTTTACCAAGTATCTTGTTGTCAGGGTTTATGTTTCCTCGTGAAGCCATGCCCCTATTCTTTAATATACTAGGTTGCCTTTTGCCCCTTACTTTTTATCTTCAAATTTTGCGAGGTATTCTTCTTAAAGGAGTGGGCATTAGTGTATTGTGGCCCCAGATTATGGCCCTAATTATTTTCATTATGATCACATTAACGATTAGTATCAAAAAATTTCAAAAGAAAGTAGCTTAG